One Paraburkholderia sp. HP33-1 genomic region harbors:
- a CDS encoding transglycosylase domain-containing protein yields the protein MNRPPLRFPLRATSTVPARSWRWLKWGLAALVLLAMALIARLVQIEIETSRLQARYLSELTRDVGFSVADGPSHSIRFPQTDKGPYDARLGYALLPAIQQRLLQRGFEISSQARDSERMLSLADNGLFLPYDEKDTAGLQLFDGTGAPLYSAQFPGRVYDSFDAIPPLVVNSLLFIEDRYLLDPNQPNRNPAIDWGRFSRALVDQGARVFNRHQQAPGGSTLATQIEKFRHSAGGRTATPPEKLRQIASASVRAYLKGPQTLPAREQIVVHYLNSVPLAAQPGVGEINGIGDGLAAWYGRDFRETNRLLRAPSTDANLAEQGVAFREVLSLMIAQRAPSFFLQRGYPELERLTDSYTRLLASGGVISAQLRDAALAAHVELYRAPRSTPEIGSFVSRKAVTSMRSHLLNALGVRSFYELDRLDVQARGTLNNDVQQAVAERLAAAATKDGAKAAGLVGFEMLRGSDDPSHIAYSFTLYERHGDANLVRVQTDSVNQPFDINSGARLNLGSTAKLRTVITYLQIVTDLHTRYASLSNAELKAITPDPNDKLTHWAIDYLQHTRDHSLQPMLDAAIERKYSASPGETFFTGGGAQTFTNFESDDNSRILTVHRAFQHSVNLVFVRLMRDIVHYEMVQTTGPSSQWLGDPATRKMYLTRFADQESRVYMKRFYTKYHGKTPDQQITLLLLGVRKTPPKVATALRSVAPDGSNAWFNKMMYAALKNTPANTMLDDGDLANLYDKYGINRFNLNDRGYISGVHPLELWTLNYLRSHPDATLAQIESASENVRLSTYSWLFKTRYHLTQDHRIKRMVELRAFDAIGKSWQALGYPFGSLTPSYAAAIGASGDRPAALAQLIGVITNDGNKVPTETLTQIDFAKDTPYETHFKRAVVAPEQQVSPEIAGEVKMLLRDVVTGGTGRRLAQGMTFPNGETLTVYGKTGTGDQRLNVYAKGARLIESRKVNRTATFVFALGDRFYGTLTAFVHEPYAARYDFTSALAVQLLKSMAPALQPLLDKPVEKTVAAAPAESKPVATKVAAK from the coding sequence TTTCCGTCGCCGACGGCCCCAGCCATTCCATCCGTTTCCCGCAGACCGACAAGGGTCCGTACGACGCGCGCCTGGGCTACGCGCTCTTGCCTGCTATCCAGCAGCGTCTGTTGCAGCGCGGTTTCGAAATCAGCTCGCAGGCGCGCGATTCCGAACGCATGCTATCCCTCGCCGATAACGGCCTGTTCCTGCCTTACGACGAGAAGGACACAGCGGGCCTGCAACTTTTCGACGGCACCGGCGCGCCGCTTTACAGCGCACAGTTTCCCGGCCGCGTGTATGACAGCTTCGACGCGATTCCGCCGCTCGTCGTGAATTCGCTGCTGTTCATCGAAGACCGCTATCTGCTCGATCCGAATCAGCCGAACCGCAATCCGGCGATCGACTGGGGGCGCTTCAGCCGCGCGCTCGTCGACCAGGGCGCGCGGGTTTTCAACCGTCATCAGCAGGCGCCGGGCGGCAGCACGCTTGCGACGCAGATCGAGAAATTCCGTCACTCCGCGGGCGGCCGCACCGCGACGCCGCCCGAAAAGCTGCGGCAAATCGCGTCCGCATCAGTGCGCGCGTATCTGAAAGGACCGCAGACGCTGCCCGCGCGTGAACAGATCGTGGTCCACTATCTGAACTCGGTGCCGCTCGCCGCGCAGCCGGGCGTCGGCGAAATCAACGGTATCGGCGATGGTCTCGCCGCCTGGTACGGGCGCGATTTCCGCGAGACCAACCGATTGCTGAGGGCGCCGTCCACCGATGCGAATCTGGCCGAGCAGGGCGTCGCGTTTCGCGAAGTTCTGTCACTGATGATCGCGCAGCGCGCGCCGTCGTTTTTCCTGCAGCGCGGCTATCCCGAGCTCGAACGGCTGACCGACAGCTATACGCGGCTCCTTGCGAGCGGTGGGGTGATCTCGGCGCAGTTGCGCGACGCCGCGCTCGCGGCGCATGTCGAACTGTATCGCGCGCCGCGCAGCACACCCGAGATCGGGTCGTTCGTGTCACGCAAGGCGGTCACGTCGATGCGCTCGCATCTGCTCAACGCGCTCGGCGTGCGCAGCTTCTATGAACTGGACCGCCTCGACGTGCAGGCGCGAGGCACGCTGAACAATGACGTGCAACAGGCCGTCGCCGAGCGGCTTGCGGCCGCTGCGACGAAAGATGGTGCGAAGGCCGCGGGCCTCGTCGGCTTCGAAATGCTGCGCGGGTCCGACGATCCGTCGCATATCGCATACAGCTTCACGCTGTACGAGCGGCACGGCGACGCGAACCTCGTGCGCGTGCAGACCGATAGCGTGAACCAGCCGTTCGACATCAATTCGGGTGCGCGCCTGAATCTCGGCTCGACCGCGAAACTGCGTACCGTCATCACGTATCTGCAGATCGTCACCGACCTGCACACACGTTACGCCTCCCTGAGCAATGCCGAGCTGAAGGCGATCACGCCCGATCCAAACGATAAGCTGACGCACTGGGCGATCGACTATCTGCAGCACACGCGCGATCATTCGCTCCAGCCGATGCTCGATGCGGCCATCGAGCGTAAGTACTCGGCAAGCCCGGGCGAGACGTTCTTTACGGGCGGCGGCGCGCAGACCTTCACGAACTTCGAGTCCGACGACAACAGCCGCATCCTGACCGTGCATCGCGCGTTCCAGCACTCGGTGAACCTCGTGTTCGTGCGGCTGATGCGCGATATCGTGCACTATGAAATGGTGCAGACCACCGGGCCGTCGTCGCAATGGCTCGGCGATCCGGCGACCCGCAAGATGTACCTGACGCGTTTCGCCGATCAGGAAAGCCGCGTGTACATGAAGCGCTTCTACACGAAGTACCACGGCAAGACGCCCGATCAGCAGATCACGCTATTGCTGCTCGGCGTGCGCAAGACGCCGCCGAAAGTGGCGACCGCGTTGCGCAGCGTCGCGCCGGATGGATCGAACGCGTGGTTCAACAAAATGATGTACGCGGCGCTGAAGAACACGCCGGCGAACACGATGCTCGACGACGGAGACCTCGCGAATCTGTACGACAAGTACGGCATCAACCGCTTCAACCTGAACGACCGGGGCTACATCTCGGGCGTGCATCCGCTCGAATTGTGGACGCTGAACTATCTGCGCTCGCATCCCGACGCGACGCTCGCGCAGATCGAAAGCGCAAGCGAGAACGTGCGCCTGTCCACCTACTCGTGGCTCTTCAAGACACGCTATCACTTAACTCAGGATCACCGCATCAAACGCATGGTCGAGCTGCGCGCCTTCGATGCAATCGGCAAATCGTGGCAGGCGCTCGGCTATCCGTTCGGCTCACTGACGCCGTCGTACGCGGCGGCGATCGGCGCGTCGGGTGATCGTCCGGCGGCGCTCGCGCAACTGATCGGCGTGATCACGAACGACGGCAACAAGGTGCCGACCGAAACACTGACGCAAATCGACTTCGCGAAAGATACGCCGTACGAAACCCATTTCAAGCGCGCGGTGGTCGCGCCGGAGCAGCAGGTGTCGCCGGAAATTGCCGGTGAAGTGAAGATGCTGTTGCGCGACGTCGTGACGGGGGGCACCGGGAGGCGTCTCGCGCAAGGCATGACGTTCCCGAACGGCGAAACGCTCACCGTCTACGGCAAGACCGGCACCGGAGATCAACGCCTGAACGTGTACGCGAAGGGCGCGCGGCTGATCGAGTCGCGCAAGGTGAATCGCACCGCGACCTTTGTGTTCGCGCTCGGCGACCGCTTCTACGGCACGCTGACCGCGTTTGTGCATGAGCCGTACGCCGCGCGTTACGACTTCACGAGCGCGCTGGCGGTGCAGTTGCTGAAGTCGATGGCACCGGCGTTGCAGCCGTTACTCGATAAGCCGGTTGAGAAAACCGTGGCGGCAGCGCCGGCGGAATCGAAGCCCGTGGCGACGAAGGTCGCCGCGAAGTGA